TAAAGGCCGAGTTCATTATCCAGTTTTTGGTCGATTTTTTGAACCACTTCCTCAGAAATAACCAGCGTTTTTATCGAACCATTGGCGGTGATTTTATTATAGTATTCATGAGCTAAGGCATTGGCAGGGAATGCAATAGTAATATCATCCCATCCATCATTTAGAAAGTATTCAGCCATTTTGATCGAGGAAACCGTGATTCCGCTTACCCCATATTCTCGAAATATTCTTCCGATAGCTTTGGATTGATGCGTCTTAAAGTGAGGACGAAACTCAACTCCGGCTTTTTCAGCTTTTGAAGCCATGCGGGCAATATTCGACCGAACGATGTCGAGGTCAACGTAGAGAGTAGGAAAAGGCTGCATCTGATAGGTGCTAGTTTTTTGAGTTGAGTCTTTTTTGGAGGATAGTTTTTCTTTCCGACTCACTCAAACCATCCTCAAAATCAAAAAGAGCCTGTTCCCAGGAACCATAAACAGGGTTTGGGAGGATAAACCAGCGTCGGCCAAACCAATCGCTGTTTTCCTGTACCAGGCCGGCTCGCTTTTTCTGTGTAATACCTTTTGCAGGGAGGAAATCATTTAAATCATCTCCTATAACCATTACCACACGGTAATTTTCTTCTACTTGCTGGCGGCGTTCGGTTTTAGAGGAGTTCCAGCCGGGTTCCTCACCGTTTGTCATGATGTTATCTATGGAATTAGAAACGGGGAATCCTTCTTCAATCAGGTTTTTGCGCGTTGCTTCTTCTACTTCATAATCACGGTTGGTGATATAGAAAATGGTTACGCCACGGTCGGCTGCATAATTGGCAAATTCCACCGCTCCGGGCACGGCCTCGGCTTTG
The nucleotide sequence above comes from Gracilimonas sp.. Encoded proteins:
- a CDS encoding 5'-nucleotidase, lipoprotein e(P4) family; this translates as MHYLKHALILSAFFLASCSTVQQSTINDDPTTQATLWVQNAAEYDAIAMQTYATAMRTLPLPLEDSFWTASLNQEEDDNFMSLPPAIIMDVDETVLDNSPIQARMIKQGKDFNIEDWNAWCKEAKAEAVPGAVEFANYAADRGVTIFYITNRDYEVEEATRKNLIEEGFPVSNSIDNIMTNGEEPGWNSSKTERRQQVEENYRVVMVIGDDLNDFLPAKGITQKKRAGLVQENSDWFGRRWFILPNPVYGSWEQALFDFEDGLSESERKTILQKRLNSKN